One window of Ciconia boyciana chromosome 10, ASM3463844v1, whole genome shotgun sequence genomic DNA carries:
- the SLC4A3 gene encoding anion exchange protein 3 isoform X1: MAAGESPPVGDVFIDLQQGRDRAEKASPGAEDDEDLDKTLSIERFGDLISKSASSILEKQRRSYSERDFEFHRRTSHHIHHPLSTHLPSALKFQKRPPRASRRKKRRRKKKKTSVPPSEVTPTIQEEDEEGGEEEEEEEEEEEEEGESEAEEAQQKEISAESEGEARGKDTSPKLEPPSKPKFTISSDEEESGSALAPAQFHVEEECGILSPVPRFADLLQDKGPASLRSLPGPRERLSRGWEKRKPWGQVVSGQRVTYDLKERMCIGSMTTLESAAYQRVPTDEAEAQMLASADLDGMKSHRFEDNPGVRRHLMKKPSRSQITRTSKKLASTPSVKKKKKKKKLDRKPHEVFVELNELVVDKNQEMHWRETARWIKFEEDVEEDTARWGKPHVASLSFRSLLELRKTIAHGAVLLDLEQTTLPGIAHLMVETMIISDQIRAEDRANVLRALLLKHSHPNDEKEGFFPRNHSSSSMNSIVGNHHHNHTTDTCMPLMGEERIEMADPKAHETECKEQKNPHLHNSEGHRKYLKLMEKIPEDAEATVVLVGCVQFLEQPTMAFVRLNEAVFLESVLEVPIPVRFIFVLLGPSQANMDYHEIGRSISTLMSDKHFHEAAYMADDRQDLLNAINEFLDCSIVIPPSEVEGKDLLKSIATFQKLLLRKRKEREQKSMKEGAVQEAKELCEVKAEEEEEEAEDDPLKRTGIFFGGLVRDIKRRYPKYLSDIRDALHSQCLAAVLFIYFAALSPAITFGGLLGEKTEGLMGVSELIISTSVLGILFSLLGAQPLLVIGFSGPLLVFEEAFYKFCQTQGIEYLTGRVWIGLWLIVFIFIIVAAEGSFLVRYISPFTQEIFAFLISLIFIYETFYKLYKVFAEHPLLKFYPPNVQSGLNASMLSADAMSLGIRMQPNTALLSLILMLGTFFIAFFMRKFKNSRFLGGKARRIIGDFGIPISILVMVLVDYTITDTYTQKLNVPSGLSVTSPHKRGWFIHPMGSSGTFPMWMMFASAIPALLVFILIFMETQITTLIVSKKERKLLKGSGFHLDLLLIGTMGGLCALFGLPWLTAATVRSVTHVNALTVMSKAIAPGEKPKIEEVKEQRVTGVLIAALVGLSIVMGNMLRQIPLAVLFGIFLYMGVTSLTGIQLYERLLLIFMPSKHHPDHIYVVKVKTWRMNLFTCIQLACIVLLWVVKSTVASLAFPFVLIMTVPLRRFVLPRFFHDRELKALDSEDAEPNFDEDGRDEYNELHMPV; the protein is encoded by the exons ATGGCAGCTGGAGAGTCCCCTCCCGTAGGAGATGTCTTCATCGACCTGCAGCAG GGCAGAGATCGCGCAGAGAAAGCCTCTCCTGGTGCCGAGGACGATGAGGACTTGGATAAGACTTTGTCAATCGAGAGATTTGGGGACCTGATAAGCAAATCAGCATCAAGCATTCTGGAGAAGCAAAGACGCAGCTACAGTGAGAGAGATTTTGAAT tccACCGCCGAACCTCGCACCACATCCATCATCCCCTTTCCACTCACCTCCCTTCTGCCCTCAAGTTCCAAAAGAGGCCCCCGCGTGctagcaggaggaaaaaaaggaggaggaaaaagaagaaaacctcagTACCCCCCTCGGAGGTGACCCCCACCATCCAGGAAGAGGAcgaggaggggggagaagaggaagaagaagaggaagaagaagaagaggaagaaggggagtCTGAGGCAGAAGAGGCCCAGCAGAAAGAGATCTCTGCAGAGTCTGAGGGCGAAGCTCGTGGGAAGGACACGTCCCCTAAGCTGGAGCCCCCAAGCAAACCAAAG TTCACCATCAGCAGCGATGAGGAGGAGTCCGGTAGCGCTCTGGCCCCCGCGCAGTTCCACGTGGAGGAGGAGTGTGGCATCCTGTCCCCCGTGCCACGCTTTGCCGACCTGCTGCAGGACAAGGGCCCTGCCTCCCTCCGCAG CCTCCCCGGGCCTCGGGAACGTCTGTCTCGCGGGTGGGAGAAGCGCAAGCCTTGGGGCCAGGTGGTGAGTGGACAACGGGTTACCTATGACTTGAAGGAGAGGATGTGCATCGGCAGCATGACCACGCTGGAGAGCGCGGCATACCAGCGTGTCCCCACGGACGAGGCTGAGGCCCAGATGCTGGCGTCTGCTGACTTGGATGGCATGAAAA GCCACCGTTTTGAAGATAACCCTGGTGTGAGGAGGCATCTGATGAAAAAACCATCTCGGAGTCAGATCACCAGGACAAGCAAAAAATTGGCATCAACTCCATCtgtcaagaaaaagaagaagaagaagaagttGGATAGAAAGCCCCATGAG GTGTTTGTGGAGCTGAACGAGCTGGTGGTGGATAAGAACCAGGAGATGCACTGGAGGGAGACGGCCCGCTGGATCAAGTTCGAGGAGGACGTGGAGGAGGACACAGCAAGGTGGGGGAAACCCCACGTGGCTTCACTGTCCTTCCGCAGCCTGTTGGAGCTCAGGAAGACAATTGCCCACG GTGCCGTCCTCCTTGACCTGGAGCAGACCACGCTGCCTGGCATTGCTCACCTCATGGTGGAGACCATGATCATCTCTGACCAGATCAGAGCGGAGGACCGAGCCAATGTGCTGCGTGCCCTGCTGCTGAAGCACAG CCACCCCAATGACGAGAAGGAGGGCTTCTTCCCGAGGAACCACTCCAGCTCCAGCATGAACTCTATCGTGGGGAACCACCACCACAACCACACCACTGACACCTGCATGCCCCTCATGGGGGAAGAGCGCATCGAGATGGCTGACCCCAAGGCCCATGAGACTGAGTGCAAGGAG CAGAAAAACCCACATCTCCATAACTCTGAGGGCCACCGTAAATACCTGAAGCTGATGGAGAAGATCCCTGAAGATGCGGAGGCCACAGTGGTCCTTGTGG GTTGTGTGCAGTTCCTGGAGCAGCCAACTATGGCCTTTGTCCGACTAAATGAGGCCGTCTTTCTGGAATCTGTCTTGGAGGTCCCCATTCCTGTCAGATTCATCTTTGTTCTGCTGGGACCGAGCCAGGCCAACATGGACTACCATGAAATTGGCCGCTCAATCTCCACCCTCATGTCTGACAAG CACTTCCATGAGGCTGCATACATGGCAGATGACCGTCAAGACCTCCTCAATGCAATCAACGAGTTCTTGGACTGCAGCATTGTCATCCCCCCATCGGAGGTGGAGGGGAAAGACTTGCTCAAATCCATTGCCACCTTCCAGAAGTtgctgctgaggaagaggaaggagagggagcagaAGTCCATGAAGGAGGGGGCTGTCCAGGAAGCCAAAG AGCTGTGTGAAgtgaaagctgaggaagaagaggaggaagctgagGACGACCCTTTGAAGCGGACCGGGATATTTTTTGGAGGTCTGGTTCGGGACATAAAGCGCAGGTACCCCAAATACCTCAGTGACATCAGAGACGCCTTGCACAGCCAGTGTCTCGCAGCCGTTCTCTTCATCTACTTTGCTGCTCTCTCTCCTGCCATCACCTTCGGGGGACTCCTAG GAGAGAAAACTGAGGGTCTCATGGGGGTCTCCGAGCTGATAATCTCCACCTCGGTTTTAGGGatcctcttctccctgctcgGAGCCCAGCCGCTCCTGGTCATTGGCTTCTCAGGGCCTCTGCTGGTGTTTGAAGAAGCTTTTTACAAG TTCTGCCAGACACAAGGCATTGAGTATCTGACAGGCAGAGTGTGGATTGGTTTGTGGCTCATCGTCTTCATCTTCATTATCGTGGCAGCTGAGGGAAGCTTCTTGGTGCGCTACATCTCGCCCTTCACCCAGGAGATCTTTGCTTTCCTCATCTCCCTCATCTTTATCTACGAGACCTTCTACAAACTGTACAAG GTGTTTGCAGAACATCCTCTGCTGAAGTTCTACCCACCGAACGTGCAGAGTGGTCTGAATGCCAGCATGCTCTCTGCGGATGCGATGTCACTGGGAATCAGGATGCAGCCCAacactgctctcctctccctcatccTCATGCTAGGCACCTTCTTCATTGCCTTCTTTATGCGCAAGTTCAAGAACAGCCGTTTCTTAGGAGGAAAG GCTCGGCGGATCATCGGAGACTTCGGgatccccatctccatcctggTCATGGTGCTGGTGGATTACACCATCACTGACACGTACACACAG AAGCTGAATGTCCCCTCTGGCCTGTCGGTCACATCTCCTCACAAGCGTGGCTGGTTCATTCACCCCATGGGCAGCAGTGGGACCTTTCCAATGTGGATGATGTTTGCCTCTGCCATCCCTGCCCTCCTGGTCTTCATTCTTATCTTCATGGAGACACAGATCACTAC gCTGATTGTGAGCAAGAAGGAGAGGAAGCTGCTGAAAGGCTCTGGCTTCCACCTGGACCTGCTGCTCATTGGCACTATGGGGGGGCTTTGCGCACTCTTTGGGCTGCCCTGGCTGACCGCGGCGACCGTGCGCTCCGTCACCCACGTCAATGCCCTGACGGTCATGAGCAAGGCCATCGCACCAGGAGAGAAGCCCAAGATTGAGGAGGTGAAGGAGCAGCGTGTGACCGGCGTGCTTATTGCTGCCCTCGTCG GTCTGTCCATTGTGATGGGGAACATGCTGCGGCAAATCCCGCTGGCTGTGCTCTTCGGCATCTTCCTCT
- the SLC4A3 gene encoding anion exchange protein 3 isoform X2 — protein MAAGESPPVGDVFIDLQQGRDRAEKASPGAEDDEDLDKTLSIERFGDLISKSASSILEKQRRSYSERDFEFHRRTSHHIHHPLSTHLPSALKFQKRPPRASRRKKRRRKKKKTSVPPSEVTPTIQEEDEEGGEEEEEEEEEEEEEGESEAEEAQQKEISAESEGEARGKDTSPKLEPPSKPKFTISSDEEESGSALAPAQFHVEEECGILSPVPRFADLLQDKGPASLRSLPGPRERLSRGWEKRKPWGQVVSGQRVTYDLKERMCIGSMTTLESAAYQRVPTDEAEAQMLASADLDGMKSHRFEDNPGVRRHLMKKPSRSQITRTSKKLASTPSVKKKKKKKKLDRKPHEVFVELNELVVDKNQEMHWRETARWIKFEEDVEEDTARWGKPHVASLSFRSLLELRKTIAHGAVLLDLEQTTLPGIAHLMVETMIISDQIRAEDRANVLRALLLKHSHPNDEKEGFFPRNHSSSSMNSIVGNHHHNHTTDTCMPLMGEERIEMADPKAHETECKEKNPHLHNSEGHRKYLKLMEKIPEDAEATVVLVGCVQFLEQPTMAFVRLNEAVFLESVLEVPIPVRFIFVLLGPSQANMDYHEIGRSISTLMSDKHFHEAAYMADDRQDLLNAINEFLDCSIVIPPSEVEGKDLLKSIATFQKLLLRKRKEREQKSMKEGAVQEAKELCEVKAEEEEEEAEDDPLKRTGIFFGGLVRDIKRRYPKYLSDIRDALHSQCLAAVLFIYFAALSPAITFGGLLGEKTEGLMGVSELIISTSVLGILFSLLGAQPLLVIGFSGPLLVFEEAFYKFCQTQGIEYLTGRVWIGLWLIVFIFIIVAAEGSFLVRYISPFTQEIFAFLISLIFIYETFYKLYKVFAEHPLLKFYPPNVQSGLNASMLSADAMSLGIRMQPNTALLSLILMLGTFFIAFFMRKFKNSRFLGGKARRIIGDFGIPISILVMVLVDYTITDTYTQKLNVPSGLSVTSPHKRGWFIHPMGSSGTFPMWMMFASAIPALLVFILIFMETQITTLIVSKKERKLLKGSGFHLDLLLIGTMGGLCALFGLPWLTAATVRSVTHVNALTVMSKAIAPGEKPKIEEVKEQRVTGVLIAALVGLSIVMGNMLRQIPLAVLFGIFLYMGVTSLTGIQLYERLLLIFMPSKHHPDHIYVVKVKTWRMNLFTCIQLACIVLLWVVKSTVASLAFPFVLIMTVPLRRFVLPRFFHDRELKALDSEDAEPNFDEDGRDEYNELHMPV, from the exons ATGGCAGCTGGAGAGTCCCCTCCCGTAGGAGATGTCTTCATCGACCTGCAGCAG GGCAGAGATCGCGCAGAGAAAGCCTCTCCTGGTGCCGAGGACGATGAGGACTTGGATAAGACTTTGTCAATCGAGAGATTTGGGGACCTGATAAGCAAATCAGCATCAAGCATTCTGGAGAAGCAAAGACGCAGCTACAGTGAGAGAGATTTTGAAT tccACCGCCGAACCTCGCACCACATCCATCATCCCCTTTCCACTCACCTCCCTTCTGCCCTCAAGTTCCAAAAGAGGCCCCCGCGTGctagcaggaggaaaaaaaggaggaggaaaaagaagaaaacctcagTACCCCCCTCGGAGGTGACCCCCACCATCCAGGAAGAGGAcgaggaggggggagaagaggaagaagaagaggaagaagaagaagaggaagaaggggagtCTGAGGCAGAAGAGGCCCAGCAGAAAGAGATCTCTGCAGAGTCTGAGGGCGAAGCTCGTGGGAAGGACACGTCCCCTAAGCTGGAGCCCCCAAGCAAACCAAAG TTCACCATCAGCAGCGATGAGGAGGAGTCCGGTAGCGCTCTGGCCCCCGCGCAGTTCCACGTGGAGGAGGAGTGTGGCATCCTGTCCCCCGTGCCACGCTTTGCCGACCTGCTGCAGGACAAGGGCCCTGCCTCCCTCCGCAG CCTCCCCGGGCCTCGGGAACGTCTGTCTCGCGGGTGGGAGAAGCGCAAGCCTTGGGGCCAGGTGGTGAGTGGACAACGGGTTACCTATGACTTGAAGGAGAGGATGTGCATCGGCAGCATGACCACGCTGGAGAGCGCGGCATACCAGCGTGTCCCCACGGACGAGGCTGAGGCCCAGATGCTGGCGTCTGCTGACTTGGATGGCATGAAAA GCCACCGTTTTGAAGATAACCCTGGTGTGAGGAGGCATCTGATGAAAAAACCATCTCGGAGTCAGATCACCAGGACAAGCAAAAAATTGGCATCAACTCCATCtgtcaagaaaaagaagaagaagaagaagttGGATAGAAAGCCCCATGAG GTGTTTGTGGAGCTGAACGAGCTGGTGGTGGATAAGAACCAGGAGATGCACTGGAGGGAGACGGCCCGCTGGATCAAGTTCGAGGAGGACGTGGAGGAGGACACAGCAAGGTGGGGGAAACCCCACGTGGCTTCACTGTCCTTCCGCAGCCTGTTGGAGCTCAGGAAGACAATTGCCCACG GTGCCGTCCTCCTTGACCTGGAGCAGACCACGCTGCCTGGCATTGCTCACCTCATGGTGGAGACCATGATCATCTCTGACCAGATCAGAGCGGAGGACCGAGCCAATGTGCTGCGTGCCCTGCTGCTGAAGCACAG CCACCCCAATGACGAGAAGGAGGGCTTCTTCCCGAGGAACCACTCCAGCTCCAGCATGAACTCTATCGTGGGGAACCACCACCACAACCACACCACTGACACCTGCATGCCCCTCATGGGGGAAGAGCGCATCGAGATGGCTGACCCCAAGGCCCATGAGACTGAGTGCAAGGAG AAAAACCCACATCTCCATAACTCTGAGGGCCACCGTAAATACCTGAAGCTGATGGAGAAGATCCCTGAAGATGCGGAGGCCACAGTGGTCCTTGTGG GTTGTGTGCAGTTCCTGGAGCAGCCAACTATGGCCTTTGTCCGACTAAATGAGGCCGTCTTTCTGGAATCTGTCTTGGAGGTCCCCATTCCTGTCAGATTCATCTTTGTTCTGCTGGGACCGAGCCAGGCCAACATGGACTACCATGAAATTGGCCGCTCAATCTCCACCCTCATGTCTGACAAG CACTTCCATGAGGCTGCATACATGGCAGATGACCGTCAAGACCTCCTCAATGCAATCAACGAGTTCTTGGACTGCAGCATTGTCATCCCCCCATCGGAGGTGGAGGGGAAAGACTTGCTCAAATCCATTGCCACCTTCCAGAAGTtgctgctgaggaagaggaaggagagggagcagaAGTCCATGAAGGAGGGGGCTGTCCAGGAAGCCAAAG AGCTGTGTGAAgtgaaagctgaggaagaagaggaggaagctgagGACGACCCTTTGAAGCGGACCGGGATATTTTTTGGAGGTCTGGTTCGGGACATAAAGCGCAGGTACCCCAAATACCTCAGTGACATCAGAGACGCCTTGCACAGCCAGTGTCTCGCAGCCGTTCTCTTCATCTACTTTGCTGCTCTCTCTCCTGCCATCACCTTCGGGGGACTCCTAG GAGAGAAAACTGAGGGTCTCATGGGGGTCTCCGAGCTGATAATCTCCACCTCGGTTTTAGGGatcctcttctccctgctcgGAGCCCAGCCGCTCCTGGTCATTGGCTTCTCAGGGCCTCTGCTGGTGTTTGAAGAAGCTTTTTACAAG TTCTGCCAGACACAAGGCATTGAGTATCTGACAGGCAGAGTGTGGATTGGTTTGTGGCTCATCGTCTTCATCTTCATTATCGTGGCAGCTGAGGGAAGCTTCTTGGTGCGCTACATCTCGCCCTTCACCCAGGAGATCTTTGCTTTCCTCATCTCCCTCATCTTTATCTACGAGACCTTCTACAAACTGTACAAG GTGTTTGCAGAACATCCTCTGCTGAAGTTCTACCCACCGAACGTGCAGAGTGGTCTGAATGCCAGCATGCTCTCTGCGGATGCGATGTCACTGGGAATCAGGATGCAGCCCAacactgctctcctctccctcatccTCATGCTAGGCACCTTCTTCATTGCCTTCTTTATGCGCAAGTTCAAGAACAGCCGTTTCTTAGGAGGAAAG GCTCGGCGGATCATCGGAGACTTCGGgatccccatctccatcctggTCATGGTGCTGGTGGATTACACCATCACTGACACGTACACACAG AAGCTGAATGTCCCCTCTGGCCTGTCGGTCACATCTCCTCACAAGCGTGGCTGGTTCATTCACCCCATGGGCAGCAGTGGGACCTTTCCAATGTGGATGATGTTTGCCTCTGCCATCCCTGCCCTCCTGGTCTTCATTCTTATCTTCATGGAGACACAGATCACTAC gCTGATTGTGAGCAAGAAGGAGAGGAAGCTGCTGAAAGGCTCTGGCTTCCACCTGGACCTGCTGCTCATTGGCACTATGGGGGGGCTTTGCGCACTCTTTGGGCTGCCCTGGCTGACCGCGGCGACCGTGCGCTCCGTCACCCACGTCAATGCCCTGACGGTCATGAGCAAGGCCATCGCACCAGGAGAGAAGCCCAAGATTGAGGAGGTGAAGGAGCAGCGTGTGACCGGCGTGCTTATTGCTGCCCTCGTCG GTCTGTCCATTGTGATGGGGAACATGCTGCGGCAAATCCCGCTGGCTGTGCTCTTCGGCATCTTCCTCT